One Actinoplanes missouriensis 431 DNA segment encodes these proteins:
- a CDS encoding MarR family winged helix-turn-helix transcriptional regulator, producing MNESAEIGGQLYLAHRYARAAANRALQVHGVELRHLGVLGVLAQAGPLSQAALIARLQLDKSSMVYIVDELERQGLAERRRNERDRRSYAVSLTEAGRQRLVAATATTDAAMAELLAPFTADERVQLHGLLARFINHAADAS from the coding sequence GTGAATGAGAGCGCTGAGATTGGCGGCCAGCTCTACCTGGCCCACCGATACGCCCGTGCCGCCGCCAACCGGGCCCTGCAGGTGCACGGCGTCGAGTTGCGCCACCTCGGCGTCCTGGGCGTGCTCGCGCAGGCGGGCCCGCTCAGCCAGGCGGCCCTGATCGCCCGGCTGCAGCTCGACAAGTCGTCAATGGTGTACATCGTCGACGAGCTGGAACGGCAGGGCCTCGCCGAGCGCCGCCGTAACGAGCGCGACCGCCGCAGCTACGCCGTCAGCCTCACCGAGGCCGGCCGCCAGCGCCTCGTGGCAGCCACCGCCACCACCGACGCGGCGATGGCGGAGCTGTTGGCGCCGTTCACGGCGGACGAGCGCGTGCAGCTGCACGGCCTCTTGGCCCGGTTCATCAACCACGCGGCCGACGCGTCGTAA
- a CDS encoding tyrosine-type recombinase/integrase, translated as MCVVWKWCGCLRSVEIVPLLQIVPSKSNEERLLLVGPELASVVATIVTRVRADNGGTVPLVARYDHHEPVMGPPLPHLFQRTSARHHQSRVISPRSVADLLNTTLVRIGLTDAAGASLRFTPHDFRRMFATEAVTGGLPIHIVARLLGHANLATTKAYTAVFQDDLVRSYRAFLDQQRSVRPEAEYREPTDTDWHEFHSTSSCANWSWAPVRDLTAVPVSTNTPAS; from the coding sequence ATGTGCGTCGTGTGGAAGTGGTGCGGTTGCCTGAGATCGGTCGAGATCGTCCCCCTGCTGCAGATCGTTCCCTCCAAGAGCAACGAAGAGCGACTGCTGCTGGTTGGCCCCGAACTGGCCAGTGTCGTGGCCACGATCGTCACCCGGGTCCGTGCCGACAACGGCGGCACCGTCCCGCTCGTGGCGCGCTATGACCACCATGAACCCGTCATGGGGCCGCCTCTGCCGCACCTGTTCCAACGCACGTCGGCCCGCCATCACCAATCTCGAGTGATCAGCCCTCGGTCCGTCGCCGACCTGCTCAACACCACGCTGGTACGCATCGGGCTGACCGACGCCGCCGGGGCATCGCTGCGCTTCACACCACACGACTTCCGGCGCATGTTCGCCACCGAGGCCGTCACCGGTGGCCTGCCCATCCACATCGTCGCCCGGCTGCTCGGACACGCCAACCTCGCCACGACCAAGGCATACACCGCCGTGTTTCAAGACGACTTGGTCCGCTCCTACCGCGCCTTCCTCGATCAACAGCGATCAGTTCGACCCGAGGCCGAGTACCGCGAGCCCACCGATACGGACTGGCACGAGTTCCATAGCACTTCGAGTTGCGCAAACTGGAGCTGGGCACCTGTGCGCGACCTTACGGCAGTCCCTGTAAGCACGAACACGCCTGCATCCTGA
- a CDS encoding serine hydrolase domain-containing protein, whose translation MTNKTKNRAIVRGTALALAASVALTGTGATAAIAADRAQQAVTGGSGVNDALQREVARHVLDAGPPGYLARIDDGRRVHTLAAGVADRRTGRPITVRDQFEAGSNTKTFTAVLILQQVDRGRITLDAPVERYLPGVVPNGENITVRMLLNHSSGLFSYTGDPDFFVDMEKDPQHVYSDAELLAIAFAHEPYFPPGKGWEYSNTNYTLLGMILQKQTGKSMPALVRQRITGPLGLKHTYYADPRATNTGPGYAHGYAIKFASGTPQYTDTARWPLGGWAGAAGAMITTADDLSRFFSAVLQAKLFSRAQLKQMKTTIPFSADFPMQGGYGLGLMRHDTPCGTVWGHGGDTMGHHSTAAATENGRRTAITDATGEPADLTENPGVQRFYQAILFGADTVTACQMLGKPVPAEVLANLRGDTPATDVTK comes from the coding sequence ATGACCAACAAGACAAAAAACCGCGCCATCGTACGGGGGACAGCCCTCGCCCTCGCGGCATCCGTCGCGCTGACCGGCACCGGAGCGACCGCCGCCATCGCCGCCGACCGGGCGCAGCAGGCAGTCACCGGCGGCTCCGGCGTGAACGACGCCCTGCAGCGCGAGGTCGCCCGGCACGTGCTCGACGCGGGCCCTCCCGGCTACCTCGCCCGCATCGACGACGGGCGCCGCGTCCACACCCTGGCCGCCGGGGTCGCCGACCGGCGCACCGGCCGGCCGATCACCGTCCGGGACCAGTTCGAGGCGGGCAGCAACACCAAGACCTTCACCGCCGTGCTCATCCTGCAGCAGGTCGACCGCGGCCGGATCACGCTGGATGCGCCGGTCGAGAGGTACCTTCCGGGCGTCGTCCCCAACGGGGAGAACATCACGGTCCGGATGCTGCTCAACCACTCCAGCGGCCTGTTCAGCTACACCGGCGACCCGGACTTCTTCGTCGACATGGAGAAAGACCCGCAGCATGTGTACTCCGACGCGGAGCTGCTGGCCATCGCGTTCGCCCACGAGCCGTACTTCCCGCCCGGCAAGGGCTGGGAGTACTCGAACACCAACTACACACTGCTCGGGATGATCCTGCAGAAGCAGACCGGCAAGAGCATGCCGGCGCTGGTGAGACAGCGCATCACCGGCCCGCTCGGCCTGAAGCACACGTACTACGCCGACCCCCGGGCGACGAACACCGGTCCCGGCTACGCCCACGGCTACGCCATCAAGTTCGCCAGTGGCACCCCGCAGTACACCGACACCGCCCGCTGGCCGCTCGGCGGCTGGGCCGGCGCCGCCGGAGCGATGATCACCACCGCCGACGACCTGTCCCGCTTCTTCTCCGCGGTGCTACAGGCCAAGCTGTTCTCCCGGGCGCAGCTGAAGCAGATGAAGACCACCATTCCGTTCTCGGCGGACTTCCCCATGCAGGGCGGCTACGGCCTGGGCCTGATGCGCCACGACACACCGTGTGGCACGGTGTGGGGCCACGGCGGTGACACGATGGGCCACCACAGCACCGCCGCCGCGACCGAGAACGGCAGGCGTACGGCGATCACCGACGCCACCGGCGAACCCGCCGACCTGACCGAGAACCCCGGGGTGCAGAGGTTTTACCAGGCGATCCTCTTCGGCGCCGACACCGTGACCGCCTGCCAGATGCTCGGCAAGCCGGTGCCCGCCGAGGTCCTCGCCAACCTCCGCGGCGACACTCCCGCCACCGACGTCACCAAGTGA
- a CDS encoding lipase family protein: MPLSTTARSTSRRVRALPPLLAGAPRWLLAVAGVTTTALGVLLVVRPLSSLTLLGVYIGVSCVMSGFGDLLARRGERGKGTRLAAIVWILAGVTVLAWLGRSLQLLGPFVALLLLLTGACRLLGMRRGEGVERVLTGVFALAQVAFGLVALLWPDVTLLVVAFLFGVRTTGFGLALLWRAATTAGESRSGSGAGGAPSRLTEYTGRLAVRWVAAAVVLLMAAVSVVVSVQLRRGIPVLDDFYDAPAAVPPVPGRLLRAEPYEGDLPSGLSAQRILYTTTAEDGVPALASAVLAMPTAATGRPMPLIAWAHGTVGVARACAPSLGRDAISTEGMPAMDSLARNGWAMVATDYTGQGTEGAFPYLIGQGEGRSVLDAVRAAHQVDGLDLAGETVIWGHSQGGHAALWAGQLALAYAPELNVVGIAALSAASDPLALAEVVTANPGALGASLAISFVLTAYSRTYPDVSLDDATPAARTLVREAAARCTSEPGTLVTVLTGVAVSKDTPILARDPATGAVGRRLRQNVAHGPWAAPLFIGQGSTDEVIPARLQDDYVARLCAAGRPLRYTRYAGRSHMGVLERDSPLNADLERWTKDRLAGRPHQDDCA, from the coding sequence GTGCCTCTCTCGACAACGGCCCGCTCCACGAGCCGGCGGGTGCGGGCATTGCCGCCGCTGCTGGCAGGTGCACCCCGGTGGCTGCTCGCGGTCGCTGGTGTGACGACCACGGCGCTCGGTGTGCTTCTGGTGGTGCGACCGCTGAGCTCGCTGACACTGCTGGGCGTCTATATCGGCGTCAGCTGCGTCATGTCCGGCTTCGGTGACCTGCTCGCCCGCCGCGGCGAGCGGGGAAAGGGCACGCGGCTCGCCGCGATCGTCTGGATTCTCGCGGGCGTGACGGTATTGGCGTGGCTGGGTCGCAGCCTGCAACTGCTGGGCCCGTTCGTGGCGCTGCTGCTCCTCCTCACTGGAGCCTGCCGGCTTCTGGGGATGCGTCGCGGCGAGGGTGTCGAACGGGTGCTGACGGGGGTGTTCGCGCTCGCGCAGGTCGCTTTCGGTCTGGTCGCGTTGCTGTGGCCGGATGTCACCCTGCTAGTCGTCGCGTTCCTCTTCGGCGTGCGTACCACCGGTTTCGGTCTCGCACTGCTATGGCGAGCGGCAACGACCGCCGGCGAGAGCCGGTCCGGCAGCGGCGCCGGCGGGGCGCCCTCGCGCCTCACCGAGTACACCGGGCGGCTTGCAGTGCGGTGGGTGGCGGCAGCGGTCGTGCTGCTCATGGCTGCGGTCAGCGTCGTGGTCAGCGTGCAGCTGCGGCGGGGGATCCCGGTGCTCGACGACTTCTACGACGCACCGGCGGCTGTTCCCCCGGTGCCGGGGCGACTGCTGCGGGCCGAGCCGTACGAGGGGGATCTGCCCTCGGGGTTGAGCGCGCAGCGGATCCTCTACACCACCACCGCCGAGGACGGGGTTCCGGCGCTGGCCAGTGCGGTGCTCGCCATGCCCACCGCAGCGACCGGCCGGCCGATGCCGCTGATCGCCTGGGCGCACGGCACGGTCGGCGTGGCGCGGGCGTGTGCGCCGAGCCTCGGGCGCGACGCCATCTCCACCGAAGGCATGCCTGCCATGGATTCATTGGCACGCAACGGCTGGGCCATGGTCGCCACCGACTACACCGGACAGGGCACCGAGGGCGCCTTCCCGTACCTGATCGGGCAGGGTGAGGGACGCTCGGTCCTGGACGCCGTGCGGGCCGCGCACCAGGTCGACGGCCTCGACCTGGCCGGCGAGACGGTGATCTGGGGGCACTCCCAGGGCGGGCACGCCGCGCTCTGGGCGGGGCAGCTGGCCTTGGCGTACGCGCCGGAGCTGAACGTCGTCGGCATCGCTGCGCTGTCGGCGGCCAGCGACCCGCTGGCTCTGGCGGAAGTCGTCACCGCCAACCCCGGGGCGCTGGGCGCCAGCCTGGCCATCTCGTTCGTGCTGACCGCCTACAGCCGGACCTACCCGGACGTCTCCCTCGACGACGCCACTCCCGCCGCGCGCACGCTGGTGCGGGAGGCGGCCGCCCGCTGCACCAGTGAACCGGGGACGCTGGTCACCGTCCTGACCGGCGTCGCCGTCTCCAAGGACACCCCCATCCTGGCTCGGGATCCGGCGACCGGGGCGGTGGGGCGCCGGCTCCGGCAGAACGTCGCTCACGGACCGTGGGCCGCCCCGCTGTTCATCGGGCAGGGCAGCACGGACGAGGTCATCCCCGCCCGGCTGCAGGACGACTACGTGGCCCGGTTGTGCGCCGCCGGCCGTCCCCTCCGCTACACGCGGTATGCCGGGAGGTCGCACATGGGCGTGCTCGAGCGCGATTCGCCGCTCAACGCCGACCTGGAGCGGTGGACGAAGGATCGGCTCGCCGGCCGGCCCCACCAGGACGACTGTGCGTGA
- the aac(3) gene encoding aminoglycoside 3-N-acetyltransferase: protein MDEMELLKRSGGPVTRSRISRDLAALGLGTGDVVMFHTRMSAIGYVAGGSPTIIGALQDVVGTPGTLMVTCGWNDAPPYDFVTWPEEWQDAVRAEHPAYDPAISEADHNNGRLPEALRRWPGAVRSRHPDVSFAALGAAAADLMADHPWDDPHGPGSPLARLTALRGRVLLLGAPLDTMTLLHHAEALAEAPGKRFVDYEQPILVRGERVWRRFHDIDSEDGAFDYAAVVPAGMDPFEAIARDMLAAGIGRTGNVGAAESHLFEAAEVVDFAIAWMETRLSR from the coding sequence ATGGACGAAATGGAGTTGCTCAAGCGTTCCGGCGGTCCCGTGACCCGCAGCCGGATCAGCCGCGACCTGGCCGCGCTCGGCCTCGGAACCGGCGACGTCGTCATGTTCCACACCCGCATGTCCGCCATCGGGTACGTGGCAGGCGGGTCACCCACCATCATCGGCGCTCTCCAGGACGTCGTGGGCACACCGGGCACCCTCATGGTGACCTGCGGCTGGAACGACGCGCCGCCCTACGACTTCGTCACCTGGCCCGAGGAGTGGCAGGACGCCGTACGCGCGGAGCACCCCGCCTACGACCCTGCCATCAGCGAGGCCGACCACAACAACGGCCGTCTCCCGGAGGCGCTGCGCCGCTGGCCCGGCGCCGTCCGCAGCCGTCACCCGGATGTCAGTTTCGCGGCCCTGGGAGCAGCGGCAGCCGACCTGATGGCCGACCACCCGTGGGACGATCCGCACGGTCCCGGCAGTCCCCTCGCCCGGCTGACCGCCCTCCGCGGCCGGGTCCTGCTGCTCGGCGCCCCGCTGGACACCATGACGCTGCTGCACCACGCCGAGGCGCTCGCCGAGGCCCCCGGCAAGCGGTTCGTGGATTACGAACAACCCATCCTGGTACGGGGTGAGCGGGTCTGGCGCCGGTTCCACGACATCGACTCGGAGGACGGGGCGTTCGACTACGCGGCCGTGGTGCCCGCCGGGATGGACCCGTTCGAAGCCATCGCCCGGGACATGCTCGCCGCGGGGATCGGCCGGACGGGTAACGTCGGCGCCGCCGAGAGCCACCTGTTCGAGGCCGCGGAGGTCGTCGACTTCGCCATCGCCTGGATGGAGACGAGGCTGAGCAGGTAG
- a CDS encoding FAD-dependent oxidoreductase, producing MDIIIIGAGLAGPLLAQGLRRAGVGATVFERDRADQLSQGYRIHIAPEGELAMRDCLPPELHAEVLATSGLPGSGWRVLDPQLRTIQEHLVPQRADADGPGGRHLTVDRQTLRRILLTGLDVRYGAAFERFALLPDGRVRAEFAGGASAEGDLLVAADGTHSRIRAQLLPQARVIETGTWELYGKTMLTDEVRALLPAAALDGFCMVAGGDGRFMPLAAHRFRFGGDDYVMWVVGGPAARFPADVSTLDQHAMREAAAQFVTDWHPSLSAVVRLGEPGSVHFTTARTAQPLEHWTTVPVTLMGDAIHTMIPQGTSAAVALRDAGLLCRRLTEGAALLEAVRAYETEMLDYGFAEVARSLKSAG from the coding sequence ATGGACATCATTATCATCGGAGCAGGTCTCGCCGGGCCGCTGCTCGCGCAAGGGCTGCGACGTGCGGGGGTGGGCGCCACCGTGTTCGAGCGGGACCGGGCGGATCAGCTCAGCCAGGGATACCGCATCCACATCGCCCCGGAGGGCGAGCTGGCCATGCGCGATTGCCTGCCGCCAGAGCTGCACGCCGAGGTGCTGGCGACGTCCGGGCTGCCAGGCTCGGGCTGGCGGGTGCTTGATCCGCAACTGCGCACCATTCAGGAGCATCTGGTACCGCAGCGGGCAGACGCCGACGGGCCCGGTGGCCGGCACCTGACCGTCGACCGGCAGACCCTCCGGCGGATCCTGCTGACAGGGCTGGACGTGCGGTACGGGGCCGCATTCGAGCGCTTCGCGTTACTGCCGGACGGTCGGGTCCGGGCCGAGTTCGCGGGCGGGGCGAGCGCGGAAGGCGACCTGCTGGTGGCTGCCGACGGCACGCACTCGCGGATCCGGGCGCAGCTGCTGCCGCAGGCGCGGGTCATCGAGACCGGCACGTGGGAGCTCTACGGCAAGACGATGCTCACCGACGAGGTCCGTGCGCTGCTGCCGGCCGCCGCACTCGACGGGTTCTGCATGGTCGCGGGCGGCGACGGCCGGTTCATGCCGCTGGCCGCGCACCGGTTCCGTTTCGGCGGCGACGATTACGTGATGTGGGTCGTCGGCGGGCCCGCCGCTCGCTTCCCGGCCGACGTGTCCACCTTGGATCAGCACGCGATGCGGGAGGCTGCGGCGCAGTTCGTCACGGACTGGCATCCGAGTCTGTCCGCGGTGGTGCGGCTCGGCGAGCCGGGCAGCGTGCACTTCACGACCGCGCGGACGGCCCAGCCGCTGGAGCACTGGACGACCGTGCCGGTGACCCTCATGGGCGACGCCATCCACACCATGATCCCCCAGGGCACCAGCGCAGCGGTGGCCCTGCGGGACGCGGGGCTGCTGTGCCGCAGGCTCACCGAGGGAGCGGCGCTGCTGGAAGCGGTCCGCGCCTACGAGACGGAGATGCTCGACTACGGCTTCGCTGAGGTAGCCCGGTCGCTCAAGTCCGCGGGATAG
- a CDS encoding maleylpyruvate isomerase family mycothiol-dependent enzyme, with product MTSDQEIYLWTTRNRLTIADLLASLDGAGWDAPTLCSGWTVRHLAAHLTQHVFVGFGRFFLTALRYRGDTDRTVDHFARRLARKPPAQLVALLREHASDRVNPARVGPFGPFAETCVHLRDMARPLGLTADVPVEHWRALLDYLASPAAAPALAPAGRLSGLTLTATDTDWTTGHGPEVHGPVEALAMAAAGRSAAIADLRGPGLPVLAGRLTSR from the coding sequence ATGACCAGTGACCAGGAGATCTACCTCTGGACCACCCGCAATCGGCTGACGATCGCCGACCTGCTCGCATCGCTGGACGGCGCCGGCTGGGACGCGCCCACGCTGTGCTCCGGATGGACCGTGCGCCATCTGGCCGCCCACCTCACCCAGCACGTCTTCGTCGGTTTCGGCCGGTTCTTCCTGACCGCCCTGCGCTACCGCGGCGACACCGACCGGACCGTCGACCACTTCGCCCGGCGACTCGCCCGCAAACCCCCGGCGCAGCTCGTCGCTCTGCTGCGCGAGCACGCCTCCGACCGGGTGAACCCGGCGCGAGTCGGTCCCTTCGGCCCGTTCGCCGAGACCTGCGTCCACCTGCGCGACATGGCGAGACCGCTGGGCCTGACCGCTGACGTGCCGGTCGAGCACTGGCGCGCCCTGCTCGACTATCTCGCCTCACCCGCGGCCGCCCCCGCGCTCGCCCCGGCGGGCCGGCTGAGCGGACTCACCCTCACCGCCACCGACACCGACTGGACGACCGGCCACGGACCCGAGGTGCACGGCCCCGTCGAGGCCTTGGCGATGGCCGCCGCCGGACGATCGGCCGCCATCGCCGATCTCCGCGGACCGGGCCTGCCCGTCCTCGCAGGCCGGCTGACCTCGCGGTAG
- a CDS encoding SRPBCC domain-containing protein has protein sequence MTIERRLAHAGFTLTRDYPVPVPRVWDAFADEQQKQAWWGAGDAIEPGEWAFDFRVGGRDVAEGTFHDGPVSRYEATYTDIVEHVRIVTTYDMWLDGIHMSTSVASLEFERIDEGTRFTHVEHGVFFDRFWADGPNREQGTGGLIEALGEYLA, from the coding sequence ATGACGATCGAACGCCGGCTCGCGCACGCGGGGTTCACCCTCACCCGTGACTACCCCGTTCCCGTCCCGCGCGTCTGGGACGCGTTCGCCGACGAGCAGCAGAAACAGGCCTGGTGGGGCGCCGGCGACGCCATCGAGCCCGGCGAGTGGGCGTTCGACTTCCGCGTCGGCGGCCGCGACGTCGCCGAGGGGACATTCCACGACGGGCCGGTCTCGCGGTACGAGGCCACGTACACCGACATCGTCGAGCACGTCCGCATCGTGACCACGTACGACATGTGGCTCGACGGGATCCACATGTCGACGTCGGTGGCTTCGCTGGAGTTCGAGCGGATCGACGAGGGCACCCGGTTCACGCACGTCGAGCACGGCGTGTTCTTCGACCGGTTCTGGGCCGACGGGCCGAACCGCGAGCAAGGCACCGGGGGACTGATCGAGGCTTTGGGCGAATATCTCGCGTGA
- a CDS encoding phosphatase PAP2 family protein has translation MIGNTSPVLEDARGAVDVGTAVGTVPGRDPRRRWWILVAAGAVLLVGSYAGFVLTATGQALENAALRGADQVAPRSLAESDDALAGITVASLAVACTVIVMAGLLRRSVPLAAAAVGTVVVGQVVTQVLKQFILPRPALVTASEAYTGNSFPSGHTAIALTVLAATLMLVTWRVRGVALFVVASWAVAIAGYTLESKWHRLSDTLGSAAVTLVVASLASLWLHRRGLVRTVGTGGHRARIVLVAAPLAIGAVVSAALGVFLLVASDDVLGVNPVTEYNVYLALQSLAAAGSAATALALWWSWHRIEVVTPPWRRTRNVAARD, from the coding sequence ATGATCGGGAATACCAGCCCTGTGCTAGAGGACGCTCGTGGCGCTGTTGATGTCGGAACCGCCGTCGGCACCGTTCCAGGACGGGATCCGCGACGTCGGTGGTGGATCCTCGTCGCGGCCGGTGCCGTCCTGCTCGTAGGGTCGTATGCCGGGTTTGTTCTGACCGCGACGGGACAGGCCCTGGAGAATGCCGCGCTGCGCGGGGCCGACCAGGTCGCCCCGCGCAGTCTTGCCGAGTCCGACGACGCACTCGCGGGCATCACGGTCGCCTCGCTCGCGGTGGCATGCACGGTGATCGTCATGGCGGGGCTGCTGCGGAGATCCGTGCCGCTGGCGGCGGCCGCGGTGGGAACGGTGGTCGTCGGTCAGGTCGTGACGCAGGTCCTCAAGCAGTTCATCCTGCCGCGCCCTGCTCTGGTCACGGCATCCGAGGCCTACACCGGTAACAGCTTCCCGAGCGGGCACACGGCTATCGCGCTGACGGTGCTCGCCGCCACGCTCATGCTCGTGACATGGCGCGTGCGCGGTGTCGCGCTGTTCGTCGTGGCGAGCTGGGCGGTCGCGATCGCCGGTTACACGCTGGAGTCCAAGTGGCACCGGCTCAGCGACACGCTCGGTTCGGCGGCGGTGACCCTCGTCGTGGCGTCGCTCGCGTCGCTGTGGCTGCACAGGCGTGGGCTCGTCCGCACGGTCGGCACCGGCGGTCACCGCGCGCGGATCGTGCTGGTAGCCGCGCCGCTCGCGATCGGGGCCGTCGTCTCGGCTGCGCTCGGTGTGTTTCTGCTTGTCGCGTCGGACGACGTGCTCGGGGTCAACCCGGTGACCGAGTACAACGTGTACCTGGCACTCCAGTCGCTGGCCGCGGCCGGGTCCGCCGCGACCGCCCTCGCCCTGTGGTGGAGCTGGCACCGCATCGAGGTCGTCACCCCACCCTGGCGGCGCACCAGGAACGTGGCCGCGCGGGACTGA
- a CDS encoding SMP-30/gluconolactonase/LRE family protein: MTLTCTARPAGAGVFALGEGPVWDPIRDRLLWVDIDGHTVHRGRLDPGSGRITATGSWSFTAETGAVAVAATGELIVAERATLTRVDLDGTRTELARVLPEGSRSRLNDGAVDPAGRFLVGSLDPREESGAEVLVRLGDDGLTTLDADLTLSNGLAWSPAGDRLYSIDTVPGTVWVRDYDPATGGTGPRQEAFTVTDGHPDGMCADADGNLWIAIWGRGRVERRTPEGRLLATVAVDAPHTSSVAFAGPALDTLVITTATTGLTSDDLARHPDSGRLFTARTDTVGLPPAYWNPVP; encoded by the coding sequence GTGACACTCACCTGCACCGCTCGGCCCGCCGGCGCCGGCGTCTTCGCGCTGGGCGAGGGACCGGTCTGGGATCCGATCCGGGACCGGCTGCTCTGGGTCGACATCGACGGCCACACCGTCCACCGGGGCCGGCTCGACCCCGGCTCCGGGCGGATCACCGCCACCGGGTCGTGGTCGTTCACCGCCGAGACCGGCGCGGTCGCCGTGGCCGCCACCGGCGAGCTGATCGTCGCCGAGCGCGCGACCCTGACCCGCGTGGACCTCGACGGCACGCGCACCGAACTGGCACGGGTGCTGCCCGAGGGCAGCCGCAGCCGGCTCAACGACGGCGCGGTCGACCCGGCCGGGCGGTTCCTGGTCGGCAGCCTCGACCCGCGGGAGGAATCCGGCGCCGAGGTCCTGGTCCGGCTCGGCGACGACGGCCTGACCACGCTCGACGCCGACCTGACCCTCTCCAACGGCCTGGCCTGGAGCCCGGCCGGTGACCGGCTCTACAGCATCGACACCGTCCCCGGCACGGTGTGGGTCCGCGACTACGACCCGGCCACCGGCGGCACCGGCCCTCGCCAGGAAGCGTTCACGGTCACCGACGGTCACCCCGACGGCATGTGCGCCGACGCCGACGGCAACCTGTGGATCGCCATCTGGGGCCGCGGCCGCGTCGAACGCCGCACCCCGGAGGGCCGGCTGCTCGCCACCGTCGCCGTCGACGCCCCGCACACGTCCAGCGTCGCGTTCGCCGGGCCCGCCCTCGACACCCTCGTCATCACCACCGCCACCACCGGCCTGACCAGCGACGACCTGGCGCGACACCCGGACTCCGGGCGACTGTTCACCGCCCGGACCGATACGGTCGGCCTGCCCCCGGCGTACTGGAATCCGGTGCCTTAG
- a CDS encoding MarR family winged helix-turn-helix transcriptional regulator: MSQGRGSRLYQVLRQVRPLVLNSARVVEASLKPMGLTVGMRAVLEVLAEHGPATVPAIGQRLDLARQGVQRHVDDLIERGHVESRANPGHRRSVLIALTGSGAALIDRVSDDERRHLSRMAPDCTAEEITAAVKVLEALNRDVRRRAQQLHDPIGETHDQ; this comes from the coding sequence ATGTCGCAGGGTCGCGGTTCCCGCCTCTACCAGGTTCTCCGGCAGGTCCGGCCGCTCGTGCTCAACTCCGCCAGGGTGGTCGAGGCATCGCTGAAGCCGATGGGCCTGACCGTCGGGATGCGTGCCGTCCTCGAAGTGCTCGCCGAGCACGGACCCGCCACGGTCCCCGCCATCGGGCAACGCCTCGACCTCGCCCGGCAGGGCGTGCAGCGCCACGTCGACGACCTGATCGAACGCGGTCATGTCGAGAGCCGCGCCAATCCCGGTCACCGGCGGTCCGTCCTCATCGCGCTCACCGGGAGCGGCGCCGCGCTGATCGATCGGGTCAGCGACGACGAGCGACGACACCTGTCGCGGATGGCACCGGACTGCACCGCCGAGGAGATCACCGCGGCCGTCAAGGTGCTCGAGGCGCTCAACCGCGACGTCCGCCGGCGCGCCCAGCAACTCCACGACCCCATCGGAGAAACTCATGACCAGTGA